The region TTGCATATTTAATAGCAATACTGATTTTCTAAAACTTCCTTCATTGGTCATCGGTCGAACGGTCAGGTCATCCTGCTTGGCTCTATAATTAATGCGTAATCCATGgattcataaaataattattttctttcatctttctcttgctatttttttttattaatccaaGTCGAAACATAGTGGTCgcagtttgaaataaaaatcataataaatctcATGCCTGGCCTGTTCTTTTAACCGTTATATACGATGCCAATTTTGATTTCAACTAGTCCGACGTGGTAGTTCCAGGGAAGATTCGAAgtttttgaaacaaaaacttCCTTTTTCAGGCCGCGTGTCATAAAGACATCCAGATCTCAAGTTTAGCGATCCAGTGTCTTCATGACTGCGCCACAGCGCTATTGAACCAGCAAGTGGAACTACCTCATTTCCACTTCAACGAGGCTCTGCTGAAACCGTTTGAGAACCTTCTATGCTTGGAACTGTGCGATGACGATATTCAGGTACTTAACTAAAGCcttaatttctttttctttagacttagacgtgatgaagtaacaaacaaacaaacagacttagaaactttcgcatttataatattagtggaattcTGATGATTATTAACGTTTTCAGGAGCAAATAATATCCTGCATTTGCGAATTCGTGGAGACAAATAGAATGGAGATTCGATCAGGCTGGCGACCACTTTTCAATACTCTTCGAGCCGCCAACAACTCCAACCAATACTCCGCTATACTCGAGATTTTCAAAGTGTTCCTAAATACAGACAACACTCTAGTTTTCGCTAATGCCGCTCTGGACTGCATTCTTTGCCTCTTAAGCCATATCAAAGGCCTCCACTACGACGAAACACAAGCCACAGaggtaaaacaaaagaaaaactcaACCCAAACACAAATCAAACCGAGTTTAAGCCTCAAATTCTCAAAGAACAGCAAATTTATTCCACTTAGCGAGGAAAAATCAGAAAAGGTCATAGTGGATATGTGTAAAGAGGCGCTCTACCATTTGGAAAATTGTGCTGATATCCTTACAATGATGTACAACATGCCTAAATGCCCGATATTTAATACTGGAAACAGAATCAAAGGAGACATGCCTTTAGCTGTAGTCGATCCTATTATTCCTAGCAATTCTCTTGATATCACCAAGTACATTTCGAACGAGCATTGCGTAGAAGATCTAATTTCCTACAGGAAATTATCCACTAGCCTTCCGCCTTCAAATACAACTAACAACTGCCTTTTGAAACTTGATAAGCCTAGTAATATACTGAAGGTTTGGTACGTTTTGATTGAAGGGCTTATATCAGCTACGGTTGTGTGCTCAAAAAAGAATCAGCCTGCCGCTATGGAAACCTTATTCAAACTGTTAAGAAACACTATTGACGTTCCTGGTACACATTTTGGTCTGCATTGCTTAAACCACTTGCTGTTACCAACAGTGCAAAATTGGCTTCGACAAATTGCCAACGTCAATACACACTGGGATAGCGTCATGCCAAACTTCAAACAATGTTGTGGAATGACTACAGATACAATCGTGGTATACTTGCATCATTTACAACAAATCAACATCGAACGATCGACAGCAGATGGTAACCCTGATGAGGAAATAGAACCAATTGAAAGCACGGAAGCTACGTTTGCTCTAAAACAGATTTTGCTCATTTTGGTGGAATGTATTGCTCAACCTCAGGAACCAATAGCTAGACTGGGAGCGTCATGTATTCGGCATATTATATTAACATCTGGGCACTTACTGACTGACAATCAGTGGGAGATAGTATGCACGAGTTTACATAGAGCATGCAACGTGTGCTTAACCCCTTTGAAGCAACTAACTTACGCTTTCCAAGAAAACTCCAATAGTTTCTACGGCGACTTAGCTATGGTAAAAGTGGCTGCAAGACGGGACTGTTCAGTGAATGACAATGTCAGATTACATGCCATGGCTCAACAAGTATTCCTGAATGAGCAGCTGAGAGGGGACGGTCATGCAAAGCTGACTCCAAAGAACTCTTCCAATAACTTAATGCTTATCGATGATCGGAGTTAcattttccttatttaccttCAAGAGACTGCCAATTCTTTAAATCCAGAATTGTACACAGTTAGAATTCCTCATAGAGGTTTGGTAGTTGGATTGTTAGCTCATCAGATTTTAGTTCAGATAATAGCTACGGTGCTCATTCAGGCTTCCTCGGATGTCTTTCATGGCATCAACAGTATCTTGCTAGAAAGTTTTAAAGCGGgatcaaatatttgtaattacaaATTTTTCCTGAACAGTGATAACATGGATTTGTTACTAAAAAGTTTAGAGTTATCGTATGTAAGAGCGATGCAATTTGACTCCCGACCGGGATTGAAATTCCTAGTACAGAAAGTTTCTAACCTCGACTATGCCGCTAAtctatacaaacaaacaacttCTTCATggcttataaaaataatagctcTGACAGAGATATTCTTCAGCGGTGTTCATAGATTCAAATTAAAACCAGCAGATGTTTCTATAATTCTACAAAATTACACAACGACTCTAAATCTTACTCTTGAATATGATCGgtttataatgaaaatatttgaTCTCAAAGCTACGTGGGAACTCCTATGTAACAATTATATAAAACATTTGATAAGCATATCGGACTTTGATGAGCCGGAAATGAAAGACAGAGCATCTTGTAGTTCAGTTGAGACAGATTCTTCTAATCCCTGTGATGAATACTATGCACAAAATACACCTGAATCTTCAGAACCTGCTAAAAAAGAAGATCTGAACGAAAAGTCTGATAGCGACAACCCAGACCATTGCATTGAAAAACCAAGACCATTCACGTTTGCAGACTTTAAAATAAACAGTGCAACGGTTGAAACAACAGAAGTTAATAACAGTGATGAAATCACAGAAGTGACTGAGGATAAAGCGGTCAATGAATATGATGCAGGTGTGGATAAAAAGTCAGAACGATCTGATTCTGATGAAGTAATACCTAGTAAAGTAAGGATAAAAGAAAGTGAATCTAGTGCAGTAAACGAAAAGAAAAAAAGCGCCCCAGATGCGCTGGACAGTCATATGAATACACGCAGAGTTAATATAAGTATTTGTGAGGGACCGTCATATGATAAAATCCAACCAGTAGAGCCGATCATTCCTCCTCAACCCGTGCCGCCGGAGATTGAACAGCAAAGAGCATTAAGTATAAGTAAGGtaagaaattaaactaaataaaattgaaaattaaaacaatcTTGATTAGAGCGAAATTTTCTGATTACAGGAGCCCGAAGATCGTTAGATAAAACTGACCAAACTGTTAGTCCCACAATGGGCGTCAACAACTCTTTTCTTCTTGACtaagtacttatgtattttttttcaggaCACAGAAGTTCAGCGACATTGTTTCCAGAACATCCTAATAGCATATCTGGAACTGATTTTGACATTCCCCCTGGAAAGGTTCGAACTAATCAAGCCAGTGCTCCACAGTGGATTCGCTCAGCTCGCCAAAACGGTCACTGATCCCCAACTACTGGACagaattaatatattttttgataaaaaagacTTAACCgaatttaattataagtaagtatcaATTATTGTGATATATAAATTCACATTTTTAACTTGTATCCCTCAATACTTCAGTGTTATgtgcgaaataaaataaattacataggTATACCACAACATtgctttttattgtaaaatgaaACAATCTTTCtaggtattattttaatagtcttTTGAGCTTTAAGCACTAAACAAATATATTTCTCTTGCCTACgtctaaatattcatttttaataaaacctaCTATTTTTACATTGCAGGACACTTGGTTCAGTCACTCACACATTTATTTGTCTTTTGTATAAAATGCTTAAGTATGTCAGTATATCGCGTACAATGTAGGATCAGCATACAAATAAAATGGCACGATGAACTCACAATACTTACAAGAGGAGTTATAGAAAGACAACAGATCAATAAATGCAATAATGCTCTCATATATGTGCGTACGACACGTGTctgatatttttataaacaaatacgTAAACAACTCTCGTAATGGCACTAATATTTGGTGTAATCGGTTTCATATTTACAATttagtacatacatatttacattaaaaagtcttatcttaaaacaaaaatacttacaaacgATAACGTCACAGCAACTATGGATACGCTTAAACCACAAGCTCCTTTCGTTGGGTACGTATGAACAGTCAACGCATACGACAACGCACTTAGACCTAAATCACTTGAGATTAACGGGCTCTCCCGGTTAATAAGTTCAGCTAATTTCTCAGCTTctaaaacacacacacgcaactGTAGATCAGTCGGATGATCCAGTATTGTCTCTACAGAGACGAATATCTCCATTTCAATGGTGAGGTAACCTCTTAGAGCGCATTCGGCAATCTTGACTTGACGTTCCAAAGCGCTGAGGACATTCTTCAGATTTATTACTGAAGAAGAAATGTTGGTGCCATATAAGGCTCTATCTATTTGCTTCTTGGAATAAAGGATTCTTAAAGCCCCTCCGCATTTTGGGCAACATGCGCCGGGAGCTGTGAACCCAAGGCAATTTGCTTTTCTTAATGGGGGACAGATGATTCTGTCGACCTGGCATTTGGGTTCCATGAGGTTCGAGATGGGTCCGACAGCTAGACAGGGGCCCCGGTAGTCAACGCTCACGTACTCAGACCACGCAGCGCATTCAGAATTGTAGGTGATTCCGTTCGTCCCACAAACAGATCCAACCTGTAACAATGCATTATTTGAAAACACACACTGTATAGTTACTTGAGTCTAGtataatcatcataattatgTGTCCTGTAGACTTGTTTACCTTTGAGCACCGTTCCAGACATTGTCCCCAATACGCAAACTTGCTGCCGCTCATGACAAGATGACATGGATTAGAATGTGTACGACTATCCGTGTCGCAAACAGGCATTGGAGGCTGAGAGTTGCAACTGCTTGTATTCACTGTTGAAAGAGACAGGTGCTGACGTTGTATAAcggtacaaaataaatcatataaCTTCTCATTTTGACTCTTATCAAACACTAGACTAGGTGGAATACAAATATTCCTTGTTCCCACTGCTCAACTGGTTCAATAGTTAAACAGTAAGGACAAATTTTCTACTTACTATCGAACATTTTTATGCTCTATTATCCCTTTATAGGGCAAGAGCCAAAATCGGTCGCTCGTGCGACTATAAGACGTTGTCCATATGACCGTAATCCATAAGACTCAAATTAATAGTATTCGCATACCTACTGTTATAATCTATTCAAAGACTTAAGAAAAAGATGAACGCGAAAAAAGTCTTGCTCTATAAAGGGTTATAGCCCTACTATTTTTCGCTCACTCATCAACTATGATCAGTAGATCGTCTACGTAATGGCTTAGTTCTTGTTCGCACAACGCCGACTCTTCCATGAATGAAGTAGGTAGACGTATAGATTCGCTTTAGAAACTATAACTTCATACGATCCACCTAAATGCGTTTTTGTGGTGGGGTTTAGATATCGAGAGTTCCTAAGTTCCTTACCACAAACATGTTGCGGGCAGCTCGCCTGCAGCCGGGAGAGGCACACGTTGCGCGCGGGCAGGCACGCGTGGCGGCGTCCACACGCTGCGCCGGCGCACAGCGAGCGGATCCCGAACTCGATCTCACCGTCAGTGGCGCCCGCACATCTGTAATAGGAGCGTAGGTTCAGGTAACTCGACTATGCTGAAATGGCTTCGTCATTCTGATCACGTCCGAAGTGAGACGTCAAGCtagaataatataaaataaataaataacggtTTTTTTCCGTCTGCACGCCCCAGTCTCCTATAGGTAAAgcaactaatttttttttttaaaaacattaacaaCCAGTAGGTAAACAAAAGCAAAGACCAAGCGTCTTTGGCCCTCAAGGACACTCAACCTATGCTCTCGAAAGGGATGAACGGCGGAAAAAAGAGGAAGCCTTAGCCCAGCAATACGACACTTTAACGGGCTAAAAAAAAGGAACGGTAGTGTTACTTGGCGAGGCAAGCGTTGGGGTAGAGTCGTCCGGGCGAGGCCACGGGCAGGTGGTGCGGCGGGCAGTTGCAGGGCAGCCCCGTcagcagcgccgcgcccgcgccgccgcacgcgcgcCGCGCGCACACGCGCTCGCCCACCACGCACGCGCACGCGTTGCACTCCATGTAGTACTTCTCACCTGGACGAAGAGGCTTGTTTGAGGTTCAGTTATCATACTACTGCTCAACAGCTCAACATTTAGATTGAACAGTATGGGGAAGATTGAAACTAAAAGATCTGTCTTAGGAACCATGCCATCGATTTTAGTGACAAGAAAAACTAAATAAGtacatagatttaaaaaaacacataaaacatAAGTTTAAGTACATAGATTTAGGTGATCCAGTTTGcatgtttaataaaaatttgtactcagcagggctactacgaaattcgaaaatcgaaattcgtgtcgttcagtcccgctgacacttacttgttctatttaatacgagagcgagagggacggtacgatacgaacttcgattttcgaatttcggagtaggccctcagttcGGGAATTGTCTAACGCTTTGACGCTAATGATTGTATTCACAGTCTCTTTCTACCcccgtcttataccgtgtgacagaaaaaagtggtgaaaacgacaGGTGATTCCAAGTATGCGCTCCGTGAGGCGGGACTCTGCTATATCAGATGATATGAGACAGCACGCaacgcccgcccgcgccgtgcacCCGTTTACAGCAGACCTCCTAAGAGCACCTCTTACCATGAGTCATGACCTTGTCATGGAGGCGGCAGTTGTCAAGCGCGACGCAGGGCAGCGGCTGGCAGCGCGCCAGCCCGCGGCCGCTGCACTGGCACACCTTGAAGCAGGCCTGCGCCGGGCCCGCCATCGGCACCCGCGCCCACGACCCCAGCGGGACCAGGTATGGGCTACCGTCCCCTGTGGAACAGTtaaataagggttcctagttaacTAAAGAACCCTGAACACCGCTTTGACCTTGCTAGCCTATGCCGTGGTAACCCAGTGGCCTTTcaaacagagggttgtgggttcgatCCTGAGCTCACACTTTTGAGTTTTTCGGTATTTATGTGTgaaattgcatttaaaatttactttcagctctacggtgaaggaaaacatcgttaggaaacctgtataaacggacgaagcaattcaatggtttatgtgaagttcccaactcacactgggcccacgtggaaACTACTCTATAGGCcggatgataatgataacttaACCCTAACTAAAAGGAGCCTtgtatacttaggggctgtttcgccatccattgattagtgttaactgacggttaaatgtgatgccgtctctatttgttttgttcgaatagacggagacggcatcacatttaaccgtcagttcacactaatcaatggatggtgaaacagccccttagtgtattAACTAAGAACACCAGTTtggttatgattggttttttggagtatttttgttttttttttatttcaattccaaattcgttacttttacgggtatcccgtgaaaccatatcgaattCGATATCCATAtcgatttttcgtttttttttttttttcgttttggaCTAGTTCCTTGTTTACAAATTTCTATGGTACCTATTAGTTGATTCGCTTGCAAAGAAAAACTGAGAGAGAAGggaaatatatgtacctattatacAAGTAGGTACTAGAAACAAGTAGCAGGAATACAGTGGTACTAACAGCCATACTGCAAGTATAAAGAATTACGAAGACCCAAAAACGGTTTTTGATCCTTTGTGTTGCTCTAACTTCTTACCTAGCGGACACCCCTCAATGCAGGAGTATCGCGAGCATGCACCGCCTTGAAGACAGTTCCTGTTGACGACACAAACTTGTGTTGCGTTGCAGGGTGCGCCCGTGCACGGTGATGTCACTGCTTCTCGGGATGACAGCAATGGCGGCTCGGCACCTAAAAACCAAAtgaccataaaaaaaactattgattcattcgttactttgcggaggttctaACAATGAAGTAAAACAACTACTTTGGTCACCCGCGACCTCGactcacaaatcacacaaacccagctatcaccaccaccacactacactacgtttcgaactcaaccagggTTCACCTTCAGAACAACACAACCGTTCCCCATGCTACCATGCAGATGTTAGACTGGAAACTTTTGAATCTCGACCCCTTCGCCTCGTATTGCCCTACGAAGAGTGAGttaatgaagtttttttatttgaaatcaggttttctagcaatggttcttagacatgtttcaacaaaatcggttcagttatttttgagacatcgaactttgaagtgacaaagtcccTCGACTTTTTCCAACGTTTTGTTGGTTAGGCTATTCTTATGTGAACTGTACTCACTAGGCCCCATGTAGTCAGTGAGCGGCACGCAGGGCGCGGCCTTGTGCGGCGGCGCGAGGCGCGCGCAGAGCGCAGCCGCGGTCAgctcgggcggcgcgcgcgaccACTCCACGCACGACGACACCAGCCGCGTGCAGTCCTCCTCGCACAGCTGGCTCACGTGCCCCTGCCGTGCCGACCATAAGGGAAAGAAAGATCGACAATCAACTTAATGTTCGCTAGGATACCTTCCATTAATTAGATCAGTCACCTGcaccaatataatataatgacataacaaagcgtacataaatatctgatacgactctatttctagagccgttaggacgtgtcagatatttttgcacgctccgctgtggcagatctAATGCAGGTGGCTGTACTTCAGAGACTAGTATTCTGGAAGTATGTCTTCATATTCAGGCTCATGCATGAGATTGATCTTATTCCATGGATTTGTTACAGAACAATTCATGAATTGCGAGCATATCTGGTAATTAAATCACCCCTTATGGCTTATAGGCTTGTAAAAACATATGCCATTATTTTTATCGGAATTTCAACGGAACAGAGATTTTcccaaaccggtggtagattttttttgacattcataagtgcttgttatagcctaaatcgactaaagttattttgactttgactttgaactataaataaataatatctagcGGATTAAACCACTGTGGATTTTAacgtaaaatattataataacatcGTATTGCGTGACAAAAAATACGACTCTTAATAAGAATGTTCTTACAGTGGGACAGAAAACAAGGGGTTAACGGGCGCAGGAAAGATAAACAAAATCGACCTCTGTTATTCCGCTAATATCTCTTCCAAAGAAATGATTATCAAAATGGTTTGCTCACCTTTGCTGTGCAAGGTTTAACGTGTAGAGCGCAAGCTACACTCTTCCATATGTCAGTCGGACATTGAGACGAGTTCTTCAACGGCAGTCTCAGACCTGACACAGTAACATACCTAAAAGATAAATAGAGTttcattttcataattctaATATTATTGGCCTTTGCCCACAGCAGTGGAACACAAAACAGACTAGTTTAAAAACAGTGTTCATAAAACCAGTATAATTGAATTTAAGTACTTAGTGTCAATTTGTTATAGTCATACCCGCTATCTTTCTGTTCAGCTACTGCCAAATGAGCATCAAGATCCGCTTGTGCAGTACACGATCTAAAAAGGCTTGTGGGCCTATTGTTTAGCTGACTGCAGTACGTTAGACCGGCACAGCCTAAGGAGCATGGCGCTTCCACTGCAAAACAAGAACTACATATCAATTCCAAATATTAGGCAAGAATATATTCTTAACTCTTGCATAAACAAAATATCATCGCAAGTTGTGCAAGTAAGTACCTTCTTCTATGCATTGCGTTAAGTCAGCCTCCTGTGGTTCACCCAAGCACTCCGCGTAGAACTTCTGCCAGTTATTCTGCCATTCCATATTAAAAGTACTGAAACATAGTCTGCGGCAGTTTATTGTCGTTGCCTGTAacaccagaaaaaaaaatgtaaaaggaAATCAAACAGTTGGTACCAATGGCCACCAGCAATATCAGAAAACTGTAAGCAACTTCAGTTCCTTAAAAGTTCCTGAACCATTGAGAAGGCGAAAGTAAAGTATATGTTTACACTCCTATACCTTATTGCAGCAGTGTAGTTTGGCCACATCGTGCGGTATGAGATCCTTGGTGTCAGGGGGCGCGTCTTTCCTCAAGAAGCATTGCCACAAGCCATCGTGAATGGCCGGAGCCCCGCATTCCTGTGCCAGAGTTTCGGCGATTTCTTGCGAGTCTCCTGTGCGACGCAGCACTGATTCGCATTGAGTTCTGCACTCTTGGCTTGGAGATTCCTGACAGCATGGTAAATCTGAAAAAAGATTATTAACTAGTgtatctaaatattttatttcgccAGTTTACAGATCATACTTACCCAGCTCGTTCCCTTTTCTTTCGAACTGAAAGCTCTCTTTAATATATGCCTCTACCTCCACTTACATGCTACAGTATCATTGTTGACAGTAGAATGACTTCAATGTTGGTGAATCTCTAAGGCGAAACTGCACTGCGGCCAACATTGCACaagataaatacctacttacctacaaacTAATCTACGACGTTACATTGAATGAATCAAGTTGCTAGCTAGCGTTGATACTCCCACGCATACCTCCACGTCTGGCCTAGATGTTCCACTTCTaagcacagacctcctctcagtcTGGGAGTTCTTGGACAGTATTTTCCACGCAGGCCCATGCCGATTAGGAAGTTCATCAGTCATTACACACTATTGTATGAAGTCCTCACGAAGTTTTAATTTTGCAcgtaaattctgaaaaactcgaAGGTGCAAGTCCAGGTTTGAGATACGCCCTCTTCATGACAAACCACTAAATAGGGCAAACCACTTGACTATCTATACCATGTCTTTTTTTGCAACTGCACAGCCAAAGACTATTCGCTCTAAATAAAGAATATACTCGTCCTCACATTTAGAAGTGTCATCATGAACTGTGGACGCCGTGAGTTCGTGCAGGCAACGCAGCAGCGGCGGCGACTGCTCGCAAGCTTCGGCGGCGCGCTCGCGGGCACCCAGCTCCATGTGGGCGGTGCCCACTCGCCACAGCACGCGCTGGCACGCCTCGTGGCAGCTCAGGGACTGCGTCTGTGCTGGAGGTACATGTGTGGTGAAAATTGTGGGAGTATATTTGGCAAACTAGTGGTGGTAGCCACAAGGTAAGAATAGTGTTGTATgtgaaataggtaggtaggtactgtacgagccgaccacgggtttcatgcaTGACAAGCATATTAagaagggttttatttggggggttggtACGGTTACGAAAGTGAGACAAATAAATCGCAAAAACGCTGAAATTAGACAAAGTAGTAAATTCCTGTAGTAAATGTATAATGAATAATTTAGAtgaatttaggttttttttaaccttCAAATAGGTATCCTTTGTTTTCATAAAAGTCAGCTCAGAATTGATTTCACCGTGATTTCACctcttttaataacatttaCTGAGAGGAAAATGACGAAAAAGACGTCATTAAGCCCTGAATACACCTGAGCAACCCCTACTCACTGCAGCAGTGTTGGGCCTCCTGCTGCCGCTGCACGCAGCTGAAGAAGGCGATCTCGTCGGAGCGGCGACAGGCGGCGGCgagcgcgcccgcgccggccgccGTCGCGCACGCCTGCCGGCACGGCGCCGCGTGCCCCAGCGCGCAGCACGCGCGGCCCCACCAACCGGAACCGGACACCACCTCTGTAGAAGCACAGATTAAGCACACAGTGTACCGGACACAGCTTCGGTCCGATGTGAAGTGCTGCAGTTTTCAactttgactgtacagtcgtaGCGAGCGAGTTGCTCAAATATTTACGAGCAGCATTACATTTCAATAAGTTCATTACTAGATATCGTTAATAGGGTGACAGCACTAATCATAGACATGTTAAGCACACTAGTACCCAgaatggacagcaaggattcaattcCTTATAGCTCGATCACCATTCACAAACTTAActagttatgatcatcagtgattttaacaaaaatagaaccgactacaaacacttgaaaataattttctactagcttTAAGTTAAGTCGGTGCAGAGCACGAGCCAGAAGGAATGGATTTTctagttttttgtagtcggttctattttgctaaaatgtttttttttggtgttttaCATTTCCTCAAATCCTTTTTAGAACACTTCATAACTCATTACAATTATAACATTAAAACTCACCTTGAATCGTGTGATTCATGCATATCCAAAACTCTATCTGCAAAGAAATTTAATTGATAGATCAATCAATAAATTACCGAGCCTTCCGTTTCAAATGCCTCCTTTGTGCCGTTCGCATTATTTCATTGTAACTGGATACCGCGGTAATGCTAAACCATCcccaattacaatacaataccagtGGGCGGTTTATTGATGAATAAGATCTTATATCCCGATGGAATAGAAAAAGGCTCTTCATAAAGTGAACGAGCGGTATCGCCTTACTATACACGTGATGGCATACACCGAGATAAAATTAATGGTGATTAAGTTCACAAAACGCCTTGATATTATCGGGGGCTTAGATAAGAAATTATTGCTGTCCTAATCGTTAGAAAAGTTACAGCTACCGGTCTATGGTCAttaatttgataaaaacatGAATAACTTAGTAAGATACGATCATCTACTCACGATGTGTGGTGCACAGAACTTGTAAATGTTTTGGATTCTCTCCTCCCGCATTGAAGAG is a window of Choristoneura fumiferana chromosome 23, NRCan_CFum_1, whole genome shotgun sequence DNA encoding:
- the Reck gene encoding reversion-inducing-cysteine-rich protein with kazal motifs, whose amino-acid sequence is MNMGIPSPRRGRRPAAYAHQNAHWKSRLIVIAVTIAYANSQDISACCAKATGTCRSVCEKMSLVEIASNSSMREERIQNIYKFCAPHIIEFWICMNHTIQEVVSGSGWWGRACCALGHAAPCRQACATAAGAGALAAACRRSDEIAFFSCVQRQQEAQHCCTQTQSLSCHEACQRVLWRVGTAHMELGARERAAEACEQSPPLLRCLHELTASTVHDDTSKYLPCCQESPSQECRTQCESVLRRTGDSQEIAETLAQECGAPAIHDGLWQCFLRKDAPPDTKDLIPHDVAKLHCCNKATTINCRRLCFSTFNMEWQNNWQKFYAECLGEPQEADLTQCIEEVEAPCSLGCAGLTYCSQLNNRPTSLFRSCTAQADLDAHLAVAEQKDSGYVTVSGLRLPLKNSSQCPTDIWKSVACALHVKPCTAKGHVSQLCEEDCTRLVSSCVEWSRAPPELTAAALCARLAPPHKAAPCVPLTDYMGPSAEPPLLSSREAVTSPCTGAPCNATQVCVVNRNCLQGGACSRYSCIEGCPLGDGSPYLVPLGSWARVPMAGPAQACFKVCQCSGRGLARCQPLPCVALDNCRLHDKVMTHGEKYYMECNACACVVGERVCARRACGGAGAALLTGLPCNCPPHHLPVASPGRLYPNACLAKCAGATDGEIEFGIRSLCAGAACGRRHACLPARNVCLSRLQASCPQHVCVNTSSCNSQPPMPVCDTDSRTHSNPCHLVMSGSKFAYWGQCLERCSKVGSVCGTNGITYNSECAAWSEYVSVDYRGPCLAVGPISNLMEPKCQVDRIICPPLRKANCLGFTAPGACCPKCGGALRILYSKKQIDRALYGTNISSSVINLKNVLSALERQVKIAECALRGYLTIEMEIFVSVETILDHPTDLQLRVCVLEAEKLAELINRESPLISSDLGLSALSYALTVHTYPTKGACGLSVSIVAVTLSFVSIFVLR